The nucleotide window CACTCCCGGGAGGCAACATGCATTTATCGTCGAAAAGATGCACTGTGACCCCAAAGCTAATACCAAGCTGTCCAAGTTGCTCTGCACGGCGGCGCTCGTTGAGCTCGTAATCTTTATTAAGATAGATATCGGTCACGTCATGTTGACGACAGAAATCAATCAACCACTGATTTGCAGAATCAAAGTCAGTGGCATAGGCAAACAGCAAAGGCACATTGAGCTCTCGAAGTTCGCTTTCGATCTCTTTTAGACGCCTGAATATCAAATCAGCTTGTATCGGCGCTAAGTCGTGCTGCGCCCACTGCTGTGGAGTGACAATAAAACAACCGACAACAGGCGTTTGACCATCAATTGCAGCATTAAGCGCCGTATTATCGATGGTTCGCAGATCACGGTTAAACAGCACCAACTTCATAGTGTTTTGCTCACTTTGTTATCGAGTAGATGTTCAATCACAGGAGAGAGTGACCAGGCCGGATCGGCTCTATCCCGCTGGAGGCGAATTGCTTCTAGCTGTTTTTCAGATAGGGATTTCTCAGCAAACAGATGTACCAAGTCGAACTCCATCGGTTCCCCCAACAACGCTGACACATCCTCCACACCATCAATAAAGGTAACACTTGCTCCTTGCTCGGACAGTCTGGCATACCATAGCCAAGCAAAAAGATTACCGCTTACGTCCATACTCACGAGCAGCGTTGGCGCAGAACGCTTTCGTTTGCGCTCTAGGTTAGCCATGATGGCAAGTTTTTGAATCATCGCAGTTTTGAAGAGCGACTGCTGAATTGCTTTGGGGCTAAGCTTCAAAAATTCGGTCGCATTTAGCACGGGAATGACAAACTTTCCTTCAACGACATCCAGTGGGTACTCTTTCAACACCGTGTCTATTATGGCATCCACTTTCTTACTGTTCACAGTGCCGAGGGCATCGAGCAGCACCGTAACTTCTTCCAGTTGCTCAGTTTCCATGTCGGCTTGGGTTAGAGTTTTGGAATCAATCAGCGCTTTCACCTTACCTATAGACACGCCTTTGCTCAGCCAGCTCTGTATTGTGTTTATGCGCTCAACATCTTGCGCCGTATATAGGCGATGACCTTTGTCTGAGCGTTGCGGTTGGATCAAGTTATAACGTCGCTGCCAAGCTCGCAGAGTCACTGGCTTGACGCCAGTGATATCCGCTACTTCACGAATCGCGTACAAGGTATTACTACAAACCATATCGTAATCGCATCTCTTCTGGGTGAGGCTGTAAAAACTGCTGGTGTGCCAAGTAGTCGTCTGGATAGGTGTTGAGGTAATGCTTAAGTAGAGTTAAAGGCGCGAGTACAGGTAGCAGCCCATTGCGATAGTCATCAATGACCGTCGCCAGCTCTGCTTTTTCTGATTTATTCAACGAGCGCTTAAAGTAGCCTTGGATGTGCATCAGTACGTTTGTCACGTTCTTGCGGCTGGCGCGATTTTTCAAACCGTCCATGAGTCCAAGACGATATGCCTGATAAAAGTCGTCCGGTTTGTATGTCGATTGGTTTGCCACTAGGCGTCCTAAGCTCTTATAAGACTTAGGGTCATGTGCCATCAGCGTCAGCTTGTAGCGCGAATGAAATGCGACGATTTTCCCCGGCGTCGGCTCGCCGCCCATGGAATCGTAGAAGTCTTTCAAACAATACACTCGAGAGATAAAGTTTTCTTTCAAAATAGGATCATTGAGACGCCCGTCTTCTTCCACTGGCAACCAAGGCATCTTTTTCATCAAGTGCTCGGTGTACAGCCCCACCCCATCGGTGCGAGCATGGCCGCGTGTGTACACTTTAACGCGCTCCATGCCACAGCTAGGCGACTTGGCACACACGATATAACCACACATCTCTGTGTCTTCAAGCTCGGCAACTTTTTGAGTTGTAAAACGCATCATGCCATCGGTGTGGTCTTTCTCTGCATCTTTAGTGTCCACCAGTGCAATGCGCTCTTCATTACTCATCAAACGAATAGTAGGTCTAGGAACAGGTAACCCCATCCCGACTTCCGGGCAGACAGACACAAAATCAAAATAGTCTCTGAGTTCTTTGTTGACGTAAGTGCTCTGCTTGTGACCAGAATCAAATCGCACTTTCTCACCTAACAAACAGGAACTGATACCCACTGTAATTTTCTCGCTCATCGTCTCATCCCTCTTATCTGATATCAGGTCACCCCGGTAAGCTACGAAGCCACACAAGCATTCAACCGCTTCCTGAAGTGATACAAAAATTTGTTTTGTACAATTATATGGTCGTCGTTCTCAAATGGTTCACTCACAGGACGAATATTTTATGATTCGGTTAATCAGCGAAAAAATCGATTGCTCAACCACTTTCAACATATTTGGTTATCATCATGTATTTCTCTGTGCACTACCGACAAATTTGTGACTAAACTCTCATAGAGCCCTTGCAGTGCAGGTTAGAATCCTCATCAACAACGAACATAACGTTCAACATAATTAGTTAAAACTTTAGGAGTGACCCCCATGGCAACCCCTCATATCAACGCAAAACCAGGTGATTTCGCAGAGACAGTCCTAATGCCAGGCGATCCACTTCGCGCACAATACATCGCAGAAACCTTCCTAGAAGACGTCGAGAAAGTGTGTGACGTTCGCAACATGTTTGGCTACACAGGTACCTATAAAGGCAAGCGAGTATCAGTGATGGGTCACGGTATGGGTATCCCGTCTTGCTGTATCTACGTTCACGAACTTATCAAAGATTACGGCGTAAAAAACGTGATTCGCGTAGGTAGCTGTGGTGCGGTACGTGACGACGTAAACCTAATGGATGTTGTGATCGGTATGGGTGCGTCAACAGACTCTAAAGTGAACCGTATTCGATTCAATGACCACGATTTTGCTGCGATTGCTGACTTCGGTCTTCTAGAAGAAGCGGTGAAGCAAGCACGCATTAAAGAAGTACCGGTTAAAGTAGGTAATATCTTCTCGGCAGACCTGTTTTACACTCCAGAAGCAGATATCTTCGACAAAATGAAGCACCTTGGCATTCTAGGTGTCGATATGGAAGCGGCGGGCATCTACGGTGTTGCTGCAGACCTTGGCGCGAAAGCTCTAACGGTACTGACTGTATCTGACCACATCATCCGTGGTGAGAAACTAAGCTCAGAAGATCGTCAAAAATCATTTAACGACATGATGGTTGTCGCACTAGAAACTGCCATCAACCTATAAAGAATCAAGCCAGCTCTATGCCTGAAGTGAGCTGGCTTTTTTCTAACTCATATATGCAACATCATCGAGCCGCCATATAAGAATAATGGCTTGATGTCACCAAACCATAGGGGGTGAACGTGTCAGAAGGCAAACTGCCGATGGCCGCGGACGGGTTACAGCTCAATTTTTGTAAAACATTGGCGTGTGACAATTTTGGACAAAGTGATGCAAACCTCTATATCCTGCAGCACCGTAACCCCAAACGGCCAGCGATGGTATGCCGCGAGTGTGGCGCGTTTCCCCCCCTACTTAACAATCGAGAAGTGCTCAATGAACTGACTCGATTGAAACAGCATCATCACGAAGGGCTCCCTTCGTGTAAAGATCCGCAATGCGAACACTTTGGTCTGTCGGTACACACCCACAAAGAACTTTACCACTCTTTCGGATTCAGTGGCGATCGCCAACGCTATCGCTGTAAATCTTGCCAAGGTACCTTTGTCGATAAATGGTCTGGTAGTAATAAGAAACTTGGCTTCCAAGAATCGTTACTTGGGCTTTTATTTACCGGATACTCAGTACGCGAGATCTGTCGAAAGCTGAAAATCAATCCGAAGACCTTCTATGATCATATCGATCAAATTGCCAGTCGCTGCCGTCGCAAGCTAGCGGATATTGATGGCCGTTGGATAAAACATACCGACAGTTTCCATCTAGCATCACATTACCGACCATTACAGCCACTCAGTCATAATGGGGTATTTTGGTTTGCGACTTGTGATGCCGAATCTGGCTATGTGCTTTGCCAGCATACCAACTACAGCGCCACTGATGCACAAAGCCCTGTAGAGGATCATGATGCCTACGCTGCTGGTTGTCAGGTTCTACCAAAAAGCTACAGCGCAGAGACCAATCATGAAATCAATACGACTGCGACCGATTTGAAAGGGCAGATTGATATTACTTACCAAAACATCCTCGCTCGCAGCAACGTAGAAGATCCACTCGGCAACTACGCTCAATTCCATTACCCAGCGGTAGGGTCTTTAATAAGAGCGCCGTATACCTCTTATGCCCACTACCTATCCATTCTAGAAGCGCTTAGCAGTAAGTCCGATGAAAACGGTAAGCGTGTCACCGTGTATATGCCGCAAGATCCGGTGCTTCGCTCCGCTGCACTGAGTGTCTTTCTTGGCGAGATCCAGAGTGGCAATGTGGAGTTAATGTATGTTGAGCAAGACGAAAAGTGGCAAGACACACAATCATCAGAACTGATTGATGTGGTGTTGATGGGGTGGTGGCGCGACCGTTGGGCAGTTACCCATCAACCATCAGGAGCCAGTAAAGGCGTCTGTTATCTGGCGGGGAATAACCCGAATGTTTCCTACTGGTTGCAAACGGCATCGACCAAGCAAGTCACCTTTTATCAAGACCGTTTCCACTTGCTGTTCGAAAGTTTTGTCAATGAACCAAGACGAAAGCTCAGACCGGCGGGCATTCATCCATTACTGGATATTTTCCGTGCTTGGCACAACTTATGTTATCAAGACAAACAGGGACAAACGGCCGCCCAGCGTCTGGGCGTGACCGATGCACCTATGACCTTACGCTGTTTGCTTGAGTAGGCAAAACATTGTCACAAAAAGAACAATGAGATGCCGAGCAGTGCACACAGGGTGCCAATAACACTGCGACGTGAAATGGGCTCTCCACGAACGGCGTAAATAATAAGAATGAATAAGGGGCTGGTCGCAATTAAAGTTTGCGCAATCGCCGGGTTAGCATGCTTAAGCGCGACCTGTTGCAACCAAAGGGCAAGAAACGTACCCACAAAAATCGCTGCCAGTAACCAGCACCAGTTTGCCTGACTCATGCCTTTACTCTGCTCAACCATCTGTTGAAACGGTTTTTTCTCCACAAAACCAATCAACAGTGCCACCGCTGCGACACCGATAGTGAGACGAATCAAAGCCCCTAATAGCGGCGGTAAGTCTCCTTGCACCAACGCAAAATGGGAAATCACAACACCACTTGCCTGACACACGCTGGCAAGCAATCCAAATCCAATACCTGACACACTCGCTTTTTGATTATGCTCATCGGCAGGTTGAAACACGACGGCGGTCACCGCAATGGTTGTGATAATAACCCCTAACCAACTCTGAAACCCCAGCGCCGTGCCAAGCGCCACCAACGCCAATACTCCTGAAAGAGGCGGAGCTAGCGATTCCAATAACAAGGTTTTGCTCGCGCCGATACGTTTGAGCGACGCAAAATACGCACTATCACCAATAGCGATGCCTATGATGCCTGACACGCCTAGTATCCACACATAGCTCGCCTCTAATTGCACATCTGGCATCGGTACGAACGGCATCACCAACAGCATCATCACCGATGCCAAAATACCCTTAATGATATTTAGCTGCATCGCAGAAAAATGATGACTGAATTGACTGTATATCCATGTGGCGATTGCCCACACAATCGCTGCCCCAATCGCGGCAAACTCACCAAGAAATTCCACTAAACCCTCGAATATTTATCAGTTTGCTATTGCATAATACATAATTACAACAAATACTTAACCAGCGTCAATCAACTACGCGATTCAATACTCTCGATCAAGGATGCATTATGTTTTTGGATTATTTTGCTTTAGGGCTACTGGTTTTTGTTGCCCTGGTTCTGTTTTACGGAATCATCGTCATTCACGACATTCCTTACGAAATCGCCAAAGAGCGTGACCATCCACATCAGGATGCCATACATGTTGCTGGATGGGTAAGCTTATTTACTTTACACGCAATATGGCCATTTTTATGGATCTGGGCGACGCTGTGGCGCAATGAACGCGGCTGGGGTTTCCATAAATTGGAAGAAGAGCAACACGATCTACACCACCGCCTAGAAAAGCTCATTGACCAAGTTGGTGCACTAGAGCAAGAAGTTGGCTACCTCAAGGGGAAGCAAACTCAACAAAAAGCAAATGCTAGTCAAGAGCAGGCAGAGGAGAAGTAACCTATGGATTTGTTATTGGTATTAACCTATGCCGCGCTTTGTATTGCCATTTTTAAGATTTTTAAGATCCCACTCAACAAGTGGACCGTCCCAACCGCGGTACTCGGCGGTGTGGTGCTGGTTGGCACCCTCATCTTACTCATGAACTACAACCATCCATTTAGCCAGATAGGTGGTCAGTTCTATACCACCACGCCAATTGTCTCTAGCGTACGAGGCAAGGTCGTGTCGGTTGACGTCGAGGCCAATCAAAAGCTGAATAAAGGTGACGTACTATTTCGCATCGATCCTATTCCGTTTGAGGCCGAAGTCATTCGCGCCAAAGCAGCCTTGGCGGATGCCGAGCAGGATGTATTGCAATTAGAGAGTGTTTACAAAGCCGCACAATCTGACACTATCAAGGCACTTGCAGAGCGAGACAAGGCGGAGCGAGAGTACAATCGATACCAGCAAGGCTTTAAAAAAGGTGCCTTCACTGCGCAACAAGTGGATACGCGCTTACAAACCTTTAAAGCCAACCAAGCCGCACTGGAGGCTGCACAAGCGCAAGAGGAAAGCGCCCGCCTTGCTTTTGAGTCACAAATTTTTGGTGAAAACACCATGGTTGCGCAGCTTAAAGCTCAATTGATTCAAGCTGAGTTTAACTTGCGAGAAACCGTCGTACTGGCGCCAACTGATGGCTACGTCACTCAGCTTGCCCTAAGACCTGGCATGATGGCCGTGCCGTTACCATTGGCACCGCTTATGACCTTTGTTCATACCGAACAAGATTTCTATGTGGGTGCCTTTAGACAGAACTCCTTACAGCGTCTCAAAGCCGGATTTGAGGCCGAATTTCTGTTTAGAGCGTTACCCGGTAAAGTCTTTAAAGGCAAAGTTGTTGAAGTGTTACCCACTATTCCTGAAGGCCAAATCCAAGCCAGCGGCACACTACGAACAACACGAACTCTAAACACCACTGGCCGAGCCATGGTTAAATTAGTGATTGACGATGATATGAGTGAATACGTCCTTCCTACGGGCTCCAATGTGGAGATTGCAGTGTACTCTGACAGCTTCACCCATGTATCGATCATGCGTAAAGTCTTAATCCGCATGAAGAGCTGGCAAAACTACCTTTATCTTGACCACTAAACAGTGAAAACAAAAAAAGCGGCAGCCATATTGGCTGCCGCTTTTTTACAGGTATCCTGTCATAAATTCTGTTTGATCATCGTCGTGATTTTGTCATCCGTTGGTGATGTACCCGTCGAAAACACACCGACAACGTTGCCATCCCGTCCGACTAAATATTTATAGAAGTTCCATTTTGGGGTCACGCCACTTTGCTTGGCAATCTCTGAGAAGACGGGATTCATATCCGATCCTTTCACCGAGCTACGCGCCATCATCGGAAAGGTCACACCATAATCTAAATAGCACACTTTGGCCGTATTCTCTTCGCTGCCTCTGTCCTGATTGAAGTCGTTGGAAGGAAAACCTACTACACTGAAACCTTGGTCTTTGAATTGATTATGAAGGGTTTCGAGCTGCTCGAACTGCCCCGTAAAACCACATTGGCTTGCGGTATTCACGACCAGCAAAACTTTGCCCTGATATTCATCACAGAGGCTGACGGAATCGGTCGAATTGAGCTTACGCTGAGTGGAGTCAAGTAGAGCTGGACAGTTGCTAGCAAGTGCCTCTTTAGCAAAAAGCCCAAACAACAATCCGAGTATCAGTGCTTTAAAAACCATGCTCATTGCCACCTCCTTATCGCGAACTTTTCTTACGGGTAAAGTTAAGAATAGTTCATAGAAAGAAAGCCAGCTATTGCGATTGCTGCTATTTCCAGCCAACAAATAAGCAAACAGCCACACTATTGTGGCTGTTTGAATAGGAAAGAAGATCGCTATTAGGCCAGAGTCGCTTTGAACTGCTCTAAAATATCGCGCTGTTTCTCAGTCAGGTTAGTCGGTGTTTCCACTTGAATTTTAACCAACAAGTCTCCTGTCTCTCCTTTACGGCTCGTCACCCCTTTTCCGGTCATTTTAAACTTACGACCAGATTGAGTGCCCGCTGGAATTTTTAGTTTGAAGCGGCTATCTAGCACATTCACTTCGGCTTCACCGCCTAAAGCCGCAGTCACCATAGACACTTTAGTCAGGCAGATAAGATCATTGCCATCACGCTCCAAGTAAGCGTGCGAGCGAGTAGCGATAGTGAGTAACAAGTCACCCGCTGGACCACCATGAACACCTGGGCCACCTTTGCCAGAAAAGCGGATCTTCTCACCGTCTTTAATTCCGGCTGGAATCTTTACGTTGATCTTTTTGCTTTCACCATTTATCGGCAGTTCAACCACCTTTTCGGCACCTTGAATCGCATCAACAAAATCAACCGTCAATGTGTATTCTTGATCCTGTCCCTTTTCGGCTCTCGGGCGTCCACGTCCACCACGTGCTTGAGAGAAAATGTCTTCAAAACCACCAAAGCCGCCGCCAAAGCCACCACCGCCGAAGCCGCCTCCACGCTGCCTAAATGCATCACCGAAGATATCATCAAAACCGCCACCGCCATGGCCACCGTGACCGCCAAAACCACCACCTTCAAACGCAGCATGTCCAAACTGGTCATACTGACGACGTTTACTGCTATCGGTTAACACCTCATAAGCTTCTTTCACTTCTTTAAAGCTTGCTTCTGCTGCGGTATCTCCGGGATTTTTATCAGGATGGTACTTCATCGCTAGGCGCTTATAGGCCTTTTTGATGTCCTTTTCTGAGGCTCCTTTCGAGACACCTAGCACGCTGTAATAATCTCTTTTCGACATGCTAAAACCTCACTCACTCTCTAACTCAAACATAAAAAGGGCGCACGAGTTGTCGCTACGCCCTGAATCTCGATAAGTTTATGTATTTATGCCCATAACTCAACTTTTTCTTCGATCACCACAAACCTTCGAACTGATGTTTACTTTGATGCTGGTGATTCTCACCCAACAATAAACCAGGATGCATAGCCATGCATAAGCCTCTATGATGCGCTGCGTAACAGTGTTTGAAGTGAAGTCGCATTGACGTTCGGCTTGTCACCGCGATGTCACATAGTTTGTATAGTTTTGCTAGTAAGTTTGTTCAATGTTACACAGCTCTGACGTTTGAATTTGCCCACTTTATCCAATTGGCTTATCGCTCAATTACATCTGATTACCCATGGAATGTGATTGAGCATCAAGATTGCCTCAATTTGATAAAACTTTAGATTTTATGGGCTAGATTGCATAGTCAAGTTCTGTTCTGATAGTAGAAATTTTATGACGTCTTTGAGTGTATTGGTCTTACAAAGCTTATCCATAGAAGGTTAGCAACACATCACACTCCCCCAAAAACGTCTTTTGAGCTTGTTATATAAGGAGTTATACAATGCCGAAGGAAAACCAATATTCCCACATTTCTAGTAACGCGCGTTTGCGTAATACAACTGCGATGATTCTCGCAGGTGGGAAAGGCACCAGACTAAAAGAGCTTACCTCAAATATCGCAAAACCTGCGGTATCCTTTGGTGGTAAGTTCAAAATCATCGACTTTACGCTCTCCAACTGCATCAACTCCGGCATTCGTCGAGTTGGCGTACTTACCCAATATATGGCGCACGATCTGATCAGCCATATCCAATCTGGCTGGCAGTCGTCCTACTCTGCTTTAGGTGAAGGGGTTTATATCATTCCCGCTCAGCAGCGGGTTGGTGAGAACTGGTATCGAGGCACTGCGGATGCCCTATATCAAAACCTCGATCTTATTAAGCGCGTCGACCACACCGAGCGCGTGTTGATTTTGGGTGGCGACCACATATACAAAATGGACTACTCGCGCATGATCAACTTCCATGTTGAAAGTGGCGCCGATGTGACCGTTGCTTGTATTCAAAAACCGATTGAGGAAGCCTCTGAGTTCGGCGTAATGGGTCTCAATGAAGATGGTGACATCATCAACTTTGTAGAAAAGCCTGCCAACCCAACTCCAATGCCGAACAATAAGGATAAGGCGCTCATCTCAATGGGTATCTATATCTTTAATGTAGACGTGTTAGATGCCGAACTGAGACAAGCGTTAGATGATCCAAACTATAAACACGACTTTGGACACAACATCATCCCTAGCCTTATTGGTCGCAAGAAGATCAAAGGCTACGTGTTCACCGAGCGCGGGCACCCTGGAGCGAACGGATATTGGCGTGATGTCGGTCATGTAGACGAGTACTACGCGGCGACAATGGACTTGTTGGCACCAACACCAGAGCTTGATCTTTACGATACCAGCTGGCCTATCATGACCAACCAAGTTCAACGACCTGGGGTGAAGTTCTTATTTAATGACCCACAACGCCGTGGTTTCGCTGTGGATTCAGTCCTTTGCGCAGGCGCTATCATTTCTGGTGGCCAGGTTGAACATAGCCTAGTTTCCTCTGATGTTCGCGTCGAAGACTTTGCGGAAGTGAAGGACAGCGTCCTATTACCGCGCGCTGTTGTTGGCAGTAGCTGTAAACTAAAGAAAGTGATTGTTGCAGAAGGGTGTGTCGTCCCCGATGGCACTGTGATCGGCTATGATCTCGCAGAAGACCAAAGGCGTTACACCGTCACTGAGAATGGTGTAGTGTTAGTTTGCGCTGAGATGTTTGAAACAAGCAATACCACTTCACACCAAGAAAACGCTGAAGCAATTGTTTCTTAAAAAGCAATAGTTTCGTAAAACACTGGCCTGAATGACTTATACATTCAGCGGCTAAGTTAGCGACTGAGAAGTCAAATTAAACTGTTTAAAAAGCAAGTGCCTGTATTGGTACTTGCTTTTTTATTTCACTACTCAACAAGCATTCTTGTAGAGCTTTAGCGCATCATAAAACGCCGCCATGGTGGTGTTGTGAGCTTCAAACAACTCATCGGCATTGACGCGCCCATGAACCGCAGTCAGATACTGCTCGGCAATCGCATCGGTTTTCGCCCGATGTATCTCTATCAACTTTTTACCCGGCGGGGTGACAGCAAGTATCTTTTTGATGCGACCACTCTGTTTGATCTTGGTGGCTGTCAGAAGTTCCGCAGACTCTAATTCACGTACCGCTTTGTTCACTTTCGAGGTATCAGCAAGAAAAGCTTGGCTTATCATATATTGAGTGCATTCCGTCGAATCTTGCTCTGAACATTTGTCGACATATTGAAGGACAAAAAAATTGAACAGCGACAGTTTAGTGTTGGTCGATTCCGACAGGATCTTCTTGAGGTGTTCCGTCACCAAATAACAAATGTATCCATCACTGGGTAGCGGATTCATAACATGCCTGCTCCACAGAATTGAATGATGTACTCAATATAACAGCCAGCAAACGTCAATATAAACAATAATATTTTGTTACACCAATAGTGTGAAATAGCCATGTTTTTGACACTTTTGGACACTATACCGCTACAAATGACTGAATTTTTCAGTTATAGCAAAATATAGCCAGTTGGTCATAATAAACAGGCCGCATCGATAGCATGACTTGGTTATGACCGTCACAGTCTATTCAAGTGTTCTCTCTTTTGGTGCGATTAACCCTTTGAAGGAGAGATTCCTCTTCGGATTGTATTACGGAATTTAATTTATTGAATAACGTTTGGCGGGCAATGATGCCCGCTTTTTTTATTTGGACTAGGTGATCCAAGCAAGCCACTTCAGTTCAGAGACCGCCGAAACATAACCGGTACGTTCAGCACATGAGAGAGCATAGGCATAAGTTATAATTTAAGCTTTACTCAATAATATTGAAGACTTGCAGCAATCCAGCTACGATTTTGAATCAACACGATGGCGTGTTTTGCAACAATATCATGGAGAGCAAAAGCATGACGACTCAATATATCCCGCCGCAAGTTTGGACCCACGATGCCGAAAGTGGTGGTCAGTGGGCCAGTATCAATCGACCAGATTCAGGCGCAAGACACGATCAGGCCCTCCCGTCTGGCCAACACGATCTTCAACTTTATTCACTTGCAACGCCAAACGGGCAAAAAGTAACCATCATGCTCGAAGAGCTGCTAGCTCTGGGCAAGACAAGCGCTGAATACGATGCTTACACCATCAAAATCGGTGACGGCGACCAGTTTGGGTCAGAATTTGTCGCCATTAACCCCAACTCGAAAATCCCCGCTTTACTTGACCGCTCTGGCAGTGAGCCTGTCCGTGTCTTTGAATCGGGTAATATTCTGCTTTATCTGGCTGAAAAGTTTGACGCTTTATTGCCTAAGAAGGCTGAGAAGCGCGTAGAAGCGATGAACTGGCTGTTCTGGCTGCAAGGTTCTGCTCCTTATTTGGGAGGAGGATTCGGTCACTTCTATGCTTATGCACCAGAAAAGTTCGAATACCCAATCAACCGCTTCACAATGGAAACAAAGCGCCAGCTGCACCTCCTAGACGCTCGATTGGCTGACAATCAATTCCTTGCGGGTGATGAATACACTATTGCAGATATCGCCACCTGGCCATGGTATGGAAATCTGGTTATCAACAACCAGTACGAGGCCGCTGAATTTCTAGATGTTGAAAGCTACCCTAATCTGATCCGCTGGGCCAAAGAGATCGCGCAGCGCCCAGCCGTGCAACGCGGGCGCATTGTAAACCGAGTATGGGGAGAGGAATGGGAGACTTTAGCCGAACGCCACAGTGCCGAGGATATTGATGAAGTTCTCGCAAAACAGCCCAAATAAAGTAATACTGGCATTGCAACAAAGTGCACAAGAGAGCTCGACCTAAAGCAAAGCGCCTTAGGTTATGTGATAAGCTCCGCAAAAATTGTGGTGTTGCCTATTCGCACACCGCAATTTATTACAAGGAGTGATACAAGGAACGTTGATTTAAATGTCTAAAGAAGAATTCTGTCACCTGGCAAGCTTTGAGGCATTCGATGGAATGGATGTCATCAATGCACAGTTTGTCGATACCACGTTTGGCAAACACGCACATGGAGAGTTTGTGATTACACTTGTTGACGCAGGTGTTCAGCAATTCTTTCACAAAGGTGCCACTCACAATGCTATCTCCGGTGATATTTGCATCATTAGCCCAGACGAGATCCATACTGGCAGCAAAGGTTGTGAACAAGGGTGGCGATATCGGGGTATCTATCCAAGTGAGCAACAAGTTCGCGATATCTATAAAGAGATGTATTCGAAGGACGGACTGCCAACTTTTCGTGATAGCATCATCTCTGATGACAGGCTCAAAAGACAAATGCATTTGCTACTCTCAACCATTCATAGTGGCGGTGAACAGCTCGAAATAGAGAGTCATTTGGAACTGCTGTTAGTGAAAATGATCTTACAATACGGTTCATCTCGACTAACTAATAGTGACGGGGTAGATGCCAAATCCAATATCATCACCGCCCGGGATTATCTTGCCGATAACTGCACCAAGAAAGTCGCGCTTGACCAATTGGCGCAACTAACTGGCGT belongs to Vibrio sp. 10N and includes:
- a CDS encoding HlyD family secretion protein → MDLLLVLTYAALCIAIFKIFKIPLNKWTVPTAVLGGVVLVGTLILLMNYNHPFSQIGGQFYTTTPIVSSVRGKVVSVDVEANQKLNKGDVLFRIDPIPFEAEVIRAKAALADAEQDVLQLESVYKAAQSDTIKALAERDKAEREYNRYQQGFKKGAFTAQQVDTRLQTFKANQAALEAAQAQEESARLAFESQIFGENTMVAQLKAQLIQAEFNLRETVVLAPTDGYVTQLALRPGMMAVPLPLAPLMTFVHTEQDFYVGAFRQNSLQRLKAGFEAEFLFRALPGKVFKGKVVEVLPTIPEGQIQASGTLRTTRTLNTTGRAMVKLVIDDDMSEYVLPTGSNVEIAVYSDSFTHVSIMRKVLIRMKSWQNYLYLDH
- a CDS encoding transposase, coding for MSEGKLPMAADGLQLNFCKTLACDNFGQSDANLYILQHRNPKRPAMVCRECGAFPPLLNNREVLNELTRLKQHHHEGLPSCKDPQCEHFGLSVHTHKELYHSFGFSGDRQRYRCKSCQGTFVDKWSGSNKKLGFQESLLGLLFTGYSVREICRKLKINPKTFYDHIDQIASRCRRKLADIDGRWIKHTDSFHLASHYRPLQPLSHNGVFWFATCDAESGYVLCQHTNYSATDAQSPVEDHDAYAAGCQVLPKSYSAETNHEINTTATDLKGQIDITYQNILARSNVEDPLGNYAQFHYPAVGSLIRAPYTSYAHYLSILEALSSKSDENGKRVTVYMPQDPVLRSAALSVFLGEIQSGNVELMYVEQDEKWQDTQSSELIDVVLMGWWRDRWAVTHQPSGASKGVCYLAGNNPNVSYWLQTASTKQVTFYQDRFHLLFESFVNEPRRKLRPAGIHPLLDIFRAWHNLCYQDKQGQTAAQRLGVTDAPMTLRCLLE
- the deoD gene encoding purine-nucleoside phosphorylase, with the protein product MATPHINAKPGDFAETVLMPGDPLRAQYIAETFLEDVEKVCDVRNMFGYTGTYKGKRVSVMGHGMGIPSCCIYVHELIKDYGVKNVIRVGSCGAVRDDVNLMDVVIGMGASTDSKVNRIRFNDHDFAAIADFGLLEEAVKQARIKEVPVKVGNIFSADLFYTPEADIFDKMKHLGILGVDMEAAGIYGVAADLGAKALTVLTVSDHIIRGEKLSSEDRQKSFNDMMVVALETAINL
- a CDS encoding MerR family transcriptional regulator is translated as MVCSNTLYAIREVADITGVKPVTLRAWQRRYNLIQPQRSDKGHRLYTAQDVERINTIQSWLSKGVSIGKVKALIDSKTLTQADMETEQLEEVTVLLDALGTVNSKKVDAIIDTVLKEYPLDVVEGKFVIPVLNATEFLKLSPKAIQQSLFKTAMIQKLAIMANLERKRKRSAPTLLVSMDVSGNLFAWLWYARLSEQGASVTFIDGVEDVSALLGEPMEFDLVHLFAEKSLSEKQLEAIRLQRDRADPAWSLSPVIEHLLDNKVSKTL
- a CDS encoding DUF3302 domain-containing protein produces the protein MFLDYFALGLLVFVALVLFYGIIVIHDIPYEIAKERDHPHQDAIHVAGWVSLFTLHAIWPFLWIWATLWRNERGWGFHKLEEEQHDLHHRLEKLIDQVGALEQEVGYLKGKQTQQKANASQEQAEEK
- a CDS encoding YbgA family protein translates to MSEKITVGISSCLLGEKVRFDSGHKQSTYVNKELRDYFDFVSVCPEVGMGLPVPRPTIRLMSNEERIALVDTKDAEKDHTDGMMRFTTQKVAELEDTEMCGYIVCAKSPSCGMERVKVYTRGHARTDGVGLYTEHLMKKMPWLPVEEDGRLNDPILKENFISRVYCLKDFYDSMGGEPTPGKIVAFHSRYKLTLMAHDPKSYKSLGRLVANQSTYKPDDFYQAYRLGLMDGLKNRASRKNVTNVLMHIQGYFKRSLNKSEKAELATVIDDYRNGLLPVLAPLTLLKHYLNTYPDDYLAHQQFLQPHPEEMRLRYGL
- a CDS encoding DMT family transporter, whose product is MEFLGEFAAIGAAIVWAIATWIYSQFSHHFSAMQLNIIKGILASVMMLLVMPFVPMPDVQLEASYVWILGVSGIIGIAIGDSAYFASLKRIGASKTLLLESLAPPLSGVLALVALGTALGFQSWLGVIITTIAVTAVVFQPADEHNQKASVSGIGFGLLASVCQASGVVISHFALVQGDLPPLLGALIRLTIGVAAVALLIGFVEKKPFQQMVEQSKGMSQANWCWLLAAIFVGTFLALWLQQVALKHANPAIAQTLIATSPLFILIIYAVRGEPISRRSVIGTLCALLGISLFFL